Proteins encoded by one window of Pseudonocardia alni:
- a CDS encoding GMC family oxidoreductase: MTDSFDVVVVGAGSAGCTLAGRLAGRGVRTALVEAGAVVVPPDSTPIASLAATAPGHVLNWAYRATLCQGRECTVPRGRVLGGSGAINGGYFVRAVPADFADWGVPGWSYDDVLPYYRRLERDLDFCTSDRHGDAGPLRISRPSGRLRAATTDPFLAACLALGHPEEPDKNAGGPPGAGPIPTNAVDGRRVSAATAYLPPPWGNAEWKDALTVFGGTPVETLVLDGDRVTGVRVGGRTLHAAETVVTAGAVGTPALLQRSGIGPEDTLRAAGVAVAHELPGVGRGWSDHPAVFLPLRSGLPDPPADAVAPQAALNLDSGTDPAGDLEILLFAHPFAPGGPAHLMCAVQRPDSLGMLAITSPDHDDPPRLDFRYLRTTSDRHRMRAAVRIAAEILRAAGWDRAGPDDGGPAGWELGNDTRLDGWIRDHLTTSVHLSGSAAMGSGPDAVVDADLRVHGLAGLRVADTSVLPRAPRRGPAATAIMIGERAADLVCGIEGEHRA, translated from the coding sequence ATGACCGACAGCTTCGACGTGGTGGTGGTGGGCGCGGGGTCCGCGGGGTGCACCCTCGCGGGCCGGCTGGCCGGGCGCGGTGTGCGCACGGCCCTGGTCGAGGCGGGCGCCGTCGTCGTCCCACCGGATTCGACGCCGATCGCCTCGCTCGCCGCGACCGCCCCCGGCCACGTCCTGAACTGGGCCTACCGGGCGACGCTGTGCCAGGGCCGGGAGTGCACCGTGCCGCGCGGACGCGTGCTGGGCGGCTCCGGCGCGATCAACGGCGGCTACTTCGTGCGCGCCGTCCCGGCGGACTTCGCGGACTGGGGCGTCCCGGGCTGGTCCTACGACGACGTCCTGCCGTACTACCGGCGGCTGGAGCGCGACCTCGACTTCTGCACCTCCGACCGGCACGGCGACGCCGGTCCGCTGCGCATCTCACGGCCCTCGGGCCGGCTGCGGGCCGCGACGACCGACCCGTTCCTGGCCGCCTGCCTCGCGCTCGGCCACCCCGAGGAGCCGGACAAGAACGCCGGTGGCCCACCCGGAGCGGGTCCGATCCCGACCAACGCCGTCGACGGGCGCCGGGTCAGCGCCGCCACCGCCTACCTGCCGCCGCCGTGGGGGAACGCGGAGTGGAAGGACGCGCTGACCGTGTTCGGGGGGACCCCGGTCGAGACCCTGGTGCTCGACGGCGACCGGGTCACCGGCGTGCGCGTCGGTGGTCGCACCCTGCACGCGGCCGAGACCGTCGTGACGGCGGGCGCGGTCGGCACCCCGGCGCTGCTGCAGCGCTCCGGGATCGGGCCGGAGGACACCCTGCGGGCCGCGGGCGTCGCGGTGGCGCACGAGCTGCCCGGGGTCGGGCGTGGCTGGTCGGACCACCCCGCGGTGTTCCTGCCGCTGCGCAGCGGGCTGCCGGACCCGCCCGCCGACGCCGTCGCCCCGCAGGCCGCGCTCAACCTCGACTCCGGGACCGACCCGGCCGGTGACCTGGAGATCCTGCTGTTCGCGCACCCGTTCGCACCCGGCGGTCCCGCGCACCTGATGTGCGCGGTGCAGCGCCCGGACAGCCTCGGGATGCTCGCCATCACCTCCCCGGACCACGACGACCCGCCCCGGCTGGACTTCCGCTACCTGCGCACCACCTCCGACCGGCACCGGATGCGGGCCGCGGTGCGGATCGCCGCGGAGATCCTGCGCGCCGCGGGCTGGGACCGCGCGGGCCCCGACGACGGCGGCCCCGCCGGCTGGGAGCTCGGCAACGACACCCGGCTCGACGGCTGGATCCGCGACCACCTGACGACCTCGGTGCACCTGTCCGGCAGCGCCGCGATGGGCTCCGGGCCGGATGCCGTCGTGGACGCCGACCTGCGGGTGCACGGCCTGGCCGGGCTCCGGGTGGCGGACACCTCGGTCCTGCCCCGCGCGCCGCGGCGCGGACCGGCCGCGACCGCGATCATGATCGGGGAGCGCGCCGCCGACCTGGTGTGCGGCATCGAGGGGGAACACCGTGCATGA
- a CDS encoding DUF6924 domain-containing protein, with amino-acid sequence MEFPVTFLPPLVRTCADSGEGPWNELLGIIAPDDPDEETFLAAFDVVTEDLFSGWTADRVVVFALDDGLAAHHPLLFVVDERTLLDDGFPIVAADLRQDPGRTLRIAAADLWSVENNVSTANMEFADFADHAQLQPDRVFRGFC; translated from the coding sequence GTGGAGTTCCCCGTGACGTTCCTCCCGCCGCTGGTGCGGACCTGCGCCGACTCGGGTGAGGGCCCCTGGAACGAGCTGCTCGGGATCATCGCACCCGACGATCCGGACGAGGAGACCTTCCTCGCCGCGTTCGACGTCGTCACCGAGGATCTCTTCAGCGGCTGGACCGCCGACCGCGTCGTCGTGTTCGCGCTCGACGACGGGCTCGCCGCCCACCATCCGCTGCTGTTCGTCGTCGACGAGCGGACCCTGCTCGACGACGGCTTCCCGATCGTCGCGGCCGACCTGCGGCAGGATCCCGGCCGAACTCTCCGGATCGCCGCAGCGGATCTGTGGTCGGTGGAGAACAACGTGTCGACCGCGAACATGGAGTTCGCCGACTTCGCCGACCATGCGCAGCTGCAGCCCGACCGGGTGTTCCGCGGCTTCTGCTGA
- a CDS encoding YccF domain-containing protein → MLRLILNVVWLVLSGFWLFLGYMLAGIVACLLVVTIPFGIASFRIGLYALWPFGRDVVRDPRAGAASTIGNVLWIVLFGWWLVLGHIGTALALAVTIIGLPLAWANLKLIPVSLLPLGSRIVDTEAYVPGSRVAV, encoded by the coding sequence ATGCTCCGCCTCATCCTGAACGTGGTCTGGCTGGTCCTCTCCGGCTTCTGGCTGTTCCTCGGCTACATGCTCGCCGGGATCGTCGCCTGCCTGCTGGTCGTGACCATCCCGTTCGGGATCGCGTCGTTCCGGATCGGGCTCTACGCATTGTGGCCGTTCGGGCGCGACGTCGTGCGCGACCCGCGGGCCGGGGCGGCGTCGACGATCGGCAACGTGCTGTGGATCGTGCTGTTCGGCTGGTGGCTGGTGCTCGGGCACATCGGCACCGCGCTCGCGCTCGCCGTCACGATCATCGGGCTGCCGCTGGCCTGGGCGAACCTGAAGCTCATCCCGGTCTCGCTGCTGCCGCTGGGGTCGCGGATCGTCGACACCGAGGCCTACGTGCCCGGCTCGCGGGTCGCGGTCTGA
- a CDS encoding TetR/AcrR family transcriptional regulator: protein MPPDATETKRRILAAARSEFAQYGLAGARIDRIADRASANKRSIYVHFGPKEKLFDRVVAQGLVELAEAVSFTPDDLPGYAGRLFDHLLVDPTILRLSTWANLERPDATSGEAETYRAKVEALKDQFGDSAVDVLVLVLGLVTAWATASPSLRTLAGGEPWSSTRLAEHRRVMTASVATLEAACAEHPVDRPDAGHAV from the coding sequence GTGCCGCCAGATGCGACCGAGACCAAGCGTCGGATCCTGGCCGCCGCACGATCGGAGTTCGCGCAGTACGGCTTGGCCGGAGCGCGGATCGACCGCATCGCCGACCGGGCCAGCGCGAACAAGAGGTCGATCTACGTCCACTTCGGCCCCAAGGAGAAGCTCTTCGATCGGGTTGTCGCGCAGGGGCTCGTCGAACTGGCCGAAGCCGTGAGCTTCACTCCAGACGATCTTCCCGGCTACGCCGGCCGCCTGTTCGACCATCTGCTGGTCGACCCGACGATCCTCCGCCTGTCGACGTGGGCGAATCTGGAACGCCCTGATGCGACCTCCGGAGAGGCTGAGACCTATCGCGCCAAGGTGGAAGCGCTCAAGGATCAGTTCGGTGACAGTGCAGTCGACGTTCTCGTCCTGGTCCTCGGACTGGTCACGGCCTGGGCGACTGCATCCCCCTCTCTGCGAACCCTCGCCGGGGGCGAGCCGTGGTCGTCCACGCGCCTCGCGGAGCACCGCCGAGTGATGACCGCGAGCGTCGCGACCCTCGAAGCGGCGTGCGCTGAGCATCCTGTCGATCGACCGGACGCCGGCCATGCTGTGTGA
- a CDS encoding DinB family protein yields MTDRAHPPMQADVLTTLTSWLDFYRATLLGKVEGLTDEQVREAAVPPSSLTLLGLVQHLAAVERNWFRQVLGGEDVPPLHPREPGTGHDGGFELGGAGLTEARAAWEEEVGRAREVVDAAGLDGTGSLGGNAVSVVWILTHVIAEYARHAGHADLVRERIDGSTGV; encoded by the coding sequence ATGACCGACCGCGCCCACCCCCCGATGCAGGCCGACGTCCTCACCACGCTCACCTCCTGGCTCGACTTCTACCGCGCCACCCTGCTCGGCAAGGTCGAGGGACTGACCGACGAGCAGGTACGGGAGGCGGCGGTGCCGCCGTCGTCGCTCACGCTGCTGGGCCTGGTGCAGCACCTGGCCGCGGTGGAGCGGAACTGGTTCCGGCAGGTCCTGGGCGGCGAGGACGTACCGCCGCTGCATCCGCGCGAGCCCGGGACCGGCCACGACGGCGGGTTCGAGCTCGGGGGCGCGGGCCTCACCGAGGCCCGGGCCGCCTGGGAGGAGGAGGTCGGCAGGGCGCGCGAGGTCGTCGACGCAGCCGGTCTCGACGGCACGGGCTCGCTCGGCGGGAACGCGGTGTCGGTGGTCTGGATCCTCACCCACGTCATCGCCGAGTACGCCCGCCATGCCGGGCACGCCGACCTGGTCCGCGAGCGGATCGACGGGAGCACCGGCGTCTGA
- a CDS encoding VOC family protein, producing the protein MSSTVWPVLHYDDPGAAVRFLVDAAGFTASVVVHDEVGDIVHAELTRDGGTVLVGGTKHDDGVHAGLRAGAVYVACRSDDDVDAVHRRVADAGGTVVQAPHPTSFAASGPTRACAVADPEGNLWTFATYPGGG; encoded by the coding sequence GTGAGCTCCACCGTCTGGCCGGTCCTGCACTACGACGACCCGGGCGCCGCGGTCCGCTTCCTGGTCGACGCCGCCGGGTTCACCGCGTCGGTCGTCGTGCACGACGAGGTCGGCGACATCGTGCACGCCGAGCTCACCCGCGACGGCGGGACCGTCCTGGTCGGCGGCACGAAACACGACGACGGCGTCCACGCCGGGCTGCGCGCCGGCGCCGTGTACGTCGCGTGCCGCTCCGACGACGACGTCGACGCCGTCCACCGGCGCGTCGCGGACGCGGGCGGGACCGTCGTGCAGGCGCCGCACCCGACCTCCTTCGCCGCGAGCGGCCCGACACGCGCCTGCGCCGTCGCCGACCCCGAGGGCAACCTCTGGACCTTCGCGACCTACCCCGGCGGCGGCTGA
- a CDS encoding SRPBCC family protein: protein MTDTPQTVVHSSREIDAAPGTIFELIADPARQPEWDGNDNLAEAAQGQRVRAVGDVFAMLLTQGTVRENRVVEFTEDRLVAWLPSEPGKPPPGHLWRWELEPVGDGRTHVRCTYDWTGLAPDDAFRQKRARATTADRLRASLDRLAVVAESM, encoded by the coding sequence GTGACCGACACTCCGCAGACCGTGGTGCACAGCAGCCGGGAGATCGACGCCGCCCCCGGGACGATCTTCGAGCTGATCGCCGACCCCGCCCGACAGCCCGAGTGGGACGGCAACGACAACCTCGCCGAGGCCGCGCAGGGGCAGCGGGTCCGCGCCGTCGGCGACGTCTTCGCCATGTTGCTCACCCAGGGCACGGTGCGGGAGAACCGGGTCGTCGAGTTCACCGAGGACCGGCTGGTCGCGTGGTTGCCGTCGGAGCCGGGGAAGCCGCCGCCCGGGCACCTGTGGCGCTGGGAGCTGGAGCCCGTCGGCGACGGCAGGACCCACGTGCGCTGCACCTACGACTGGACCGGCCTCGCCCCGGACGACGCGTTCCGCCAGAAGCGGGCCCGCGCCACCACCGCGGACCGGCTGCGGGCGTCACTGGACCGACTGGCCGTCGTCGCCGAGAGTATGTGA
- a CDS encoding GlcG/HbpS family heme-binding protein: MPYRGIGIDHAHRLIEQGRDAADRMGLRAVFAVLDAGANMVAFVRMDGAWLASHDLAVAKARTAVMFQSPSEALSTPVQPGQPLPHFDHISDLLLMGGGMPVFDEAGVLIGGIGVSGGTPDQDAEVARAAFG, translated from the coding sequence GTGCCGTACCGCGGGATCGGTATCGACCACGCACACCGACTGATCGAGCAGGGGCGCGATGCAGCCGACCGCATGGGGCTACGCGCCGTGTTCGCCGTCCTCGACGCCGGGGCGAACATGGTGGCCTTCGTCCGGATGGACGGCGCTTGGCTCGCCTCACACGACCTGGCGGTGGCGAAAGCACGCACAGCTGTGATGTTCCAGTCGCCGAGCGAGGCCCTGAGCACGCCGGTTCAGCCCGGACAGCCGCTGCCACATTTCGACCACATCAGCGACCTGCTCCTGATGGGCGGAGGAATGCCGGTGTTCGACGAGGCCGGCGTCTTGATCGGTGGAATCGGCGTGTCCGGCGGCACACCGGATCAAGATGCCGAGGTCGCGCGCGCAGCGTTCGGATGA
- a CDS encoding M18 family aminopeptidase: MTDAARDLASFLTASPSPYHAVAEAVRRLSAAGFTEQHEDEPWADGPGGRYLVRDGTVLAWWQPASGPGAPLRIFAAHTDSPGFKVKPNPDVGVAGWRQVGVEVYGGALWNSWLDRDLGLAGRLALYDGRVVPVRVDRPLLRIPQLAIHLDRGVNQGLTLDPQRHLLPIWGLGDPDGGDLVEFLAVRVGEDPEDVAAHDLFTYDLTPPATLGRDDELLAAPRLDNLASVHAGISALLTAVERDPGTVPVFVGFDHEEIGSASATGAAGPLLETVLTRLAGGFDARHAVFARSRCLSVDVTHAAHPNHLDKHDPDHLSVPNRGPSLKVNAVQRYATDAPGAAAWKRACRTADVPNQVFVSKNTVPCGSTVGPIMATRLGIRTVDVGIPVLSMHSARELCGVHDPGLLARAGVEFLTDAG; the protein is encoded by the coding sequence GTGACCGACGCTGCACGTGACCTCGCCTCGTTCCTCACCGCGAGCCCGTCGCCGTACCACGCGGTGGCCGAGGCCGTCCGCCGGTTGTCCGCGGCGGGCTTCACCGAGCAGCACGAGGACGAGCCGTGGGCCGACGGGCCGGGCGGGCGCTACCTGGTCCGCGACGGCACGGTCCTGGCCTGGTGGCAGCCCGCGTCCGGGCCCGGTGCGCCGCTGCGGATCTTCGCCGCGCACACCGACTCGCCCGGTTTCAAGGTCAAGCCCAACCCCGACGTCGGCGTCGCCGGGTGGCGCCAGGTCGGGGTGGAGGTCTACGGCGGCGCGCTGTGGAACTCCTGGCTGGACCGCGACCTCGGCCTCGCCGGGCGTCTCGCGCTCTACGACGGCCGGGTCGTCCCGGTGCGGGTGGACCGGCCGCTGCTGCGCATCCCGCAGCTGGCGATCCACCTCGACCGCGGTGTGAACCAGGGCCTGACCCTGGACCCGCAGCGGCACCTGCTCCCGATCTGGGGGCTCGGCGACCCGGACGGCGGCGACCTGGTGGAGTTCCTCGCCGTGCGCGTCGGCGAGGACCCCGAGGACGTCGCGGCGCACGACCTGTTCACCTACGACCTGACCCCGCCGGCCACTCTCGGCCGCGACGACGAGCTGCTCGCCGCCCCGCGGCTGGACAACCTGGCCTCGGTGCACGCCGGGATCAGCGCGCTGCTCACCGCCGTCGAGCGGGACCCGGGCACCGTCCCGGTGTTCGTCGGGTTCGACCACGAGGAGATCGGCTCGGCCAGCGCGACCGGCGCGGCCGGGCCGCTGCTGGAGACGGTGCTGACCCGGCTGGCCGGCGGGTTCGACGCCCGGCACGCGGTGTTCGCCCGCTCGCGCTGCCTGTCGGTGGACGTCACGCACGCCGCGCACCCCAACCACCTGGACAAGCACGATCCGGACCACCTGTCGGTGCCGAACCGGGGGCCGTCGCTGAAGGTCAACGCGGTGCAGCGCTACGCCACCGATGCGCCGGGCGCGGCCGCCTGGAAGCGGGCCTGCCGCACCGCGGACGTGCCGAACCAGGTGTTCGTCTCGAAGAACACCGTGCCGTGCGGATCCACCGTCGGGCCGATCATGGCGACCCGGCTCGGGATCCGGACCGTCGACGTCGGCATCCCGGTGCTGTCGATGCACTCGGCGCGCGAGCTGTGCGGGGTGCACGACCCGGGCCTGCTGGCCCGGGCGGGTGTGGAGTTCCTGACCGACGCCGGCTGA
- a CDS encoding DUF6194 family protein: MDAEQVIAVLAGFPGTRIVEGNGDAFAIHDPDHDYEQHPRQGWATVVRSDVNDTASDLDRPGAFRLNIGLPTVRYRELFPTDPGIDPATRDVLFPHPVYAAHHWVAVVDPDTTWPRAQELLVDAHDFAVRKHGNALRRRG, encoded by the coding sequence ATGGACGCCGAGCAGGTCATCGCCGTACTCGCCGGGTTCCCCGGCACCCGGATCGTCGAGGGGAACGGGGACGCGTTCGCGATCCACGACCCGGACCACGACTACGAGCAGCACCCCCGCCAGGGCTGGGCGACGGTCGTACGGTCCGACGTGAACGACACCGCCTCGGATCTCGACCGCCCCGGCGCGTTCCGGCTCAACATCGGGCTGCCGACCGTCCGCTACCGGGAGCTGTTCCCGACCGATCCGGGCATCGACCCGGCGACCCGCGACGTGCTGTTCCCGCACCCCGTCTACGCCGCCCACCACTGGGTGGCGGTGGTGGATCCGGACACGACCTGGCCGCGGGCGCAGGAGCTGCTGGTCGATGCGCACGACTTCGCCGTCCGCAAGCACGGGAACGCGCTCCGGCGACGGGGGTGA
- a CDS encoding class I SAM-dependent methyltransferase, with protein sequence MTTHAHTPALVSSRLLPGYDTVARLSGALPMYWRLLAQAGIGPRDRVLEIGCGTGNVVLRAKEAVPTATVCGIDPDPAAVAVARRKAVAAGLDVDLQVGVAEDLPLDDGSVDRVLSSLMLHHIAVDARVAALREAHRVLTPGGSLHLVDLDHDPRTGGRMHPVHRALSLLARLDPAHRGSRHGGHGGHGHGHGHAAQPVPDLLGAAGFAEAVVVGHGATRMGPITYYRAER encoded by the coding sequence ATGACCACCCACGCCCACACGCCGGCGCTCGTCAGCTCGCGGCTGCTGCCCGGCTACGACACCGTGGCCCGGCTCAGCGGTGCCCTCCCGATGTACTGGCGGCTGCTGGCCCAGGCCGGTATCGGCCCACGGGACCGCGTGCTGGAGATCGGCTGCGGCACCGGGAACGTGGTGCTGCGGGCGAAGGAGGCCGTCCCGACGGCGACCGTGTGCGGGATCGACCCCGACCCGGCGGCGGTCGCCGTGGCCCGCCGGAAGGCCGTCGCGGCGGGACTGGACGTGGACTTGCAGGTCGGCGTCGCCGAGGACCTGCCCCTCGACGACGGCAGCGTCGACCGGGTCCTGTCCTCGCTGATGCTGCACCACATCGCCGTCGACGCCCGGGTCGCGGCGCTGCGGGAGGCGCACCGCGTCCTGACGCCGGGCGGGAGCCTGCACCTGGTCGACCTCGACCACGATCCGCGCACCGGCGGACGGATGCACCCCGTCCACAGGGCGCTGTCGCTCCTGGCGCGCCTCGACCCGGCCCACCGCGGATCCCGGCACGGTGGGCACGGTGGGCACGGCCACGGACACGGCCATGCCGCGCAGCCGGTGCCGGACCTGCTCGGCGCCGCGGGGTTCGCCGAGGCGGTGGTCGTCGGACACGGGGCGACCAGGATGGGGCCGATCACCTACTACCGTGCGGAGCGCTGA
- a CDS encoding SRPBCC family protein: protein MHDEVTVHMAAPAERVWELVSDIRNTGRFSPETVDAQWLGGATGPAVGVRFRGKVVRNGRGPTYWSECEITACEPGREFGFVVLLPGGRRINHWHYRFTPAPAPDGTAGTDVTESFRLEPSAGTRLYWTLLGWARGRTNREGMRTTLERIRAVVEDPAV, encoded by the coding sequence GTGCATGACGAGGTCACCGTCCACATGGCGGCACCGGCCGAGCGGGTCTGGGAGCTGGTCTCCGACATCCGCAACACCGGCCGGTTCTCACCCGAGACCGTCGACGCGCAGTGGCTGGGCGGCGCGACCGGCCCGGCCGTCGGTGTCCGTTTCCGCGGCAAGGTCGTCCGCAACGGACGCGGCCCGACCTACTGGTCGGAGTGCGAGATCACCGCCTGCGAGCCGGGCCGCGAGTTCGGCTTCGTCGTGCTCCTGCCCGGCGGCCGGCGGATCAACCACTGGCACTACCGGTTCACCCCGGCCCCCGCGCCGGACGGCACCGCGGGCACCGACGTCACCGAGTCCTTCCGGCTGGAGCCCTCGGCCGGCACCCGGCTCTACTGGACGTTGCTGGGGTGGGCCCGCGGGCGCACCAACCGCGAGGGGATGCGGACGACCCTGGAACGCATCCGCGCGGTGGTGGAGGATCCCGCGGTGTGA
- a CDS encoding SDR family oxidoreductase encodes MTQKILVTGASSGFGRGTVLALAGQGHQVVATAETWPQVRDLRAEAKRAGVELQVIKLNLLDPIDLDHAGSFDPDVLVLNAGVMEGGSMVDIPLQRVRESFDVNLFGHLQLVQSIVPKMVARKSGKVVWTSSMGGILVVPFLGAYCATKHAIEAVAGSMKAELEPHGVKVATINPGVFGTGFNDTGAESYEQWYDASSAVVPMPDFSESLTGQADPQEMIDAMVEVIPASEHLYRTMRPVETIEAAKQWQATEWTQNA; translated from the coding sequence ATGACGCAGAAGATCCTGGTCACCGGGGCAAGCTCGGGCTTCGGGCGAGGAACAGTCCTTGCGCTCGCAGGACAGGGACATCAGGTCGTCGCCACGGCGGAGACCTGGCCGCAGGTCCGCGACCTGCGCGCAGAGGCCAAGCGAGCCGGCGTCGAGCTGCAGGTGATCAAGCTGAACCTGCTCGACCCGATCGATCTCGACCATGCCGGCTCGTTCGACCCGGACGTGCTCGTGCTCAACGCCGGTGTGATGGAAGGCGGCTCGATGGTCGACATTCCGTTGCAGCGGGTCCGCGAGTCATTCGATGTCAACCTGTTCGGCCATCTACAGCTCGTCCAGTCGATCGTCCCGAAGATGGTTGCACGCAAATCCGGCAAGGTGGTCTGGACCTCCTCCATGGGAGGCATCCTCGTCGTCCCGTTCCTCGGGGCGTACTGCGCGACCAAGCACGCGATCGAAGCCGTGGCCGGCTCGATGAAGGCCGAGCTCGAACCGCACGGGGTGAAGGTCGCGACGATCAACCCCGGCGTGTTCGGCACCGGCTTCAACGACACCGGCGCCGAGAGCTACGAACAGTGGTACGACGCGAGTAGTGCAGTGGTGCCGATGCCGGACTTCTCGGAATCGCTGACCGGACAGGCCGACCCGCAGGAGATGATCGACGCCATGGTCGAGGTGATTCCGGCCTCCGAGCACCTGTACCGAACGATGCGTCCCGTCGAGACGATCGAGGCGGCGAAGCAGTGGCAGGCCACCGAATGGACGCAGAATGCCTGA
- a CDS encoding GNAT family N-acetyltransferase — protein sequence MIRPARVADVPALREIERAAGETFREIGLDVVADEEPPPAAVLAAYVVAGRAWVAERSAGGTSIGAERSAVGTSIGAERSAVGTSIGAGLVGYLIADLVDGCAHVEQVSVLPSQRGRRIGEGLVEHLAGWARDRGLPALTLTTYRDVPWNGPHWVRLGFRELIAPGPGLRAIREHEAARGLDVWPRLAMRRELAGS from the coding sequence GTGATCCGTCCCGCCCGCGTCGCCGACGTCCCCGCCCTGCGTGAGATCGAGCGCGCCGCGGGGGAGACGTTCCGGGAGATCGGGCTCGACGTCGTCGCCGACGAGGAGCCGCCACCGGCCGCGGTACTGGCCGCGTACGTCGTGGCGGGGCGGGCGTGGGTGGCCGAGAGGAGCGCAGGCGGAACGAGCATCGGTGCCGAGAGGAGCGCAGTCGGAACGAGCATCGGTGCCGAGAGGAGCGCAGTCGGAACGAGCATCGGTGCCGGGCTCGTCGGGTACCTGATCGCCGATCTCGTCGACGGCTGTGCGCACGTCGAGCAGGTGTCGGTGCTGCCGTCGCAGCGCGGACGACGGATCGGGGAGGGCCTGGTCGAGCACCTCGCCGGCTGGGCCCGGGACCGCGGCCTGCCCGCGCTGACCCTCACCACCTACCGGGACGTGCCGTGGAACGGCCCGCACTGGGTGCGGCTCGGTTTCCGTGAGCTGATCGCGCCCGGCCCGGGGCTGCGCGCGATCCGGGAGCACGAGGCCGCGCGCGGTCTCGACGTGTGGCCGCGGCTCGCGATGCGCCGTGAACTGGCCGGATCCTGA